In the Callospermophilus lateralis isolate mCalLat2 chromosome 19, mCalLat2.hap1, whole genome shotgun sequence genome, atcataagtatattcattttgtaaagtggaaagcACCAGGTTCTCAGAATTGGCACCTTTTTGTGCATAGCCAGGAAGAAAGCTTGCATTAGTTCTACAGTTAAGGACATTGTTGTAAGGGAGCAAGTTGGTAAGGGTGGCGATTTCAGCTTCTGTGTGAATGGGCTCATGCAGAAATGGGGGCCAATTCTGCTCAGGGTGAATTGTCTTAGAAAAATTGGGTCAGACTGACATAATTTTCAAATCATCCCATAAGAAatccatttatatttttttttattattatccgTGGAAACATGTGATTCTGCGACCCACTGTGCCACACCCATGCATGCACATTCCATTTTCAATGTGATTCATTCCACTCTTtctcccttttcctgtcccttcttcttcctcctcaacCACCTCCatttactctactgatctttttctctattttgatgaaattaCCTCTCCCTTCTTttgtttcctctctctttttcttcttgtagttttttttttaatctccaccTCACTTGCCTTATTTTGGATTACCTTCCTCTTAGGAGAGAAAACCTTTGAACTTTAATGTTTTGGgagtggattatttcacttaacatgacttATCTTCATTTTACCCTTTAGCTTTGATAACCTATAACTGAAAGGAGCAAAGACATACCAACAAAAATAACtattttatagatttattttagtgTTGTTCATATACTTACTTTTTTAGTGTTGTTTATATACTTACTTTCTGAGGTTCTTGTGGTTACCTGAGGTTGTTGTTTAATATTTAACCTCAATTTTGCTAGTGAGATAGTGTTGTAAGAAGCTATTGGATACATGTCATCCTTGAAGACTTTGTTGGAATTGTGACATCTTCCAGCTAGCTGCCGGTCTCAGTCACCTCACTTACTTTTCCAAAATTCTGAATATTTTCGTATGGTTTCAGGTTAATGTTTAGCAAAATAAATAGTATCTATTTCATTATAGTAGTCACAGAAGGCTATGCAGCCCTTCTCTCTTTCTGGTAAAGTatctgaaactttctgactttgttATTGCTAAAATAATTCATCATCATTAGGTTTTATTGATTAAATCCCTAGAAAATTTAATGGGTGTGCACCATTTATAATCCTGCAGGGTTACAGGGCCTTCTCCATGGCAAATAAGATTTGAGTTACAACTGTTATTCATGACAAGTGGAATTTGGACCCAAACTGGTATCTTGTAAGGTGACCAGTTAATCAGTCTGATGATTTCACAATCTCAATGGGCCTGATTAGGGTGATCAAAATATGAACTTCCTAAGGTTTAAGTGTAAGTTGAGGTTGTTAGTTAATAGTCAACTAGGATTATATCTAAAAACATTAATTAGATACATGTCATGATTGGTGGCAGTCAAGGTCTGTCTTTTAGGACTCGCTATGATATATATCATCTGTGACAAATTGTAAATGAAATCTTGACTTTTAGTGACAGGCTCTAAAGCAATCCCTAACAGCATGTTCCTGGGTGACACAAATTACCATTCTTACCCTACCTGAACTGGTTGTTGTCTACACTTTCTGAGGTTCTTGTGGTCAACTGAGGTTGTTGTTTAATATTCAACCATAATTTTGCAAGTGAGATAGTGTTGTAAGAAGCTATTGGATACATGTCATCCTTGCTGACTTTATTGGAATTGTGACATCTTCCAGGTGGCTGCCAGTCTCAGTTACCTCACTTACTTTCTCTGACTAAGAACAAGTAGTTGAAAGGTTTAGACTTAGAAGATTATAGATATATTTccatggtcaggtgtgtgatagatTTGTGTCTATGGTGTCTGGATTCCTGAAATGATTTCCCCTCAACACTGTTACTAtttactctttttttcccccctgaaattccatgtatgttttgatctGGCTGTTTCCAAACTCTCCCAACCTATGGGCATTTTTCAATTCTAAAAATGCTTCCACTTTTTCAGTTTAGTTACAGTAATGACCATATGCCTCACTACCAATTTCTCTATAAATCTGTATTTTATTACTAAAATGAAGAATTTGAGGCAGGATATTTTGTAAAGAAATGATGCCATTCAGTCACATCCATGCTGTCCAAAATGATAGAAATTCATCATTTGTAAGGCTGAATAGTGTTATCTCTTGTATACATTCCACCTTTCCTTTTATGCATTCACTATTTCATGGACacttaaattgatttttattctTGGTTATCATGAATAATATTGCAATAAACATGGGAATACACATGCCTCTATGACACATTATATTTCATCTAGATAAATATCCAGAAGTGGGATGCAGAATCATATCGTAGTTCTATTTCTAATTCAATATTTGTTTGTGCTTGTAGGATTAGCATCTTTTTCCTGTTACATGTTAAACTCCATGAGAGCAATAATTCTGacctttatatgcagtgctggtgCATGTCCCAAACACAGCAGGCATGCAGCCATGCCAATTCACAGTGACACTGAGGTAAGGAACACACCCCCTCCAATGCCAGGAGAGAATATCATGGGACCTGCCACTTTCCTTACAACATCCAACCATGAGGCCCACAAGGGTTGGTTGCTCCCCTCCTTCAGCAATCAAAGCCAGATACCATCTAGTTTCCCAAATAGGCCTAATCAAGTTTGCCCCTACTGAGAAGTATAGGCTCTTGAGAACagagttagaaaaaaaaatttagtttgcatttgaaaaattgctttctttatttgcaCAGTCAAGCTAAGAAATTGTGAAATTGAATCTAACACTCAAATCATTTCAGCACAACACTGCCTCCCTGCAATGAAAGTACCTTTGGGTAGACAATTAAGTGAGAaggcagtagagtacataaaacaaacacacagatatatcaaaaaagtaaaaaaaaaaatgttaaaatagcaaAACCTggtgggaagaaagaaaaaaagattttaaaaatttaaaaaatacaatagtaTTAAAAGAATGTACAACAtaatgtaatatactattcagacatcccagacctcaaaatcctaattcatgcaaagtatttggtttcacatatgttggggatgtgagggcaggagaaaggagaaggatcaggaaagagagagagggagagagagagagatagagagaaagagaaaaagtatTGAAGAAAGACACAGGGCTTGTTTTGGTTGTttatcagtatctttcctgcttttcttctcatccaataggtggggtcctctgttgttagctggtatctctGCCCTCAGGTTGGTGAAAGTAACCAGGGTGTCATTGTGCAGAGTTAGCAGCTGCTGGGAAAAGTGGGGAGTTAGAAACTGAGTGCCAGGAAGATGGTGATAAATGTGACCCACTGCTTTCAGCGGTGGGGTGTCTGTTGTGGTGGAGGAAGCCTGACGATGGTGTTGGATGATGAGTTCAGCAGCTACCTCTGTGGCTGGCAGTGTCAGCTGAAttcagagcctgtgtgaagttcCTGGGTGCTGGCAGGCACTGTGCATAGGTGATTATATCAActgctgcagagtcccaagatggcAGTGATCAGGGGATTTCCcacattggtagatgggggtccacacagGGGTGGCAGACTGAGTTCTTACTCATGGGAAGATCCAGGTGTCCTCCATGGAAGCAGCATCTGTGATTTGTGCTCGAGTTGGTGGTCAAAAGTTCTTTGTGGGTGCTGCTGCCACTGCCATGGATGGTCTCACTCAGGTATCCAGTAGTCTTGCGTGGGCTACTAGTTGGGAGACCTACTCTgatgctgaggcctggagccctggaaAGGCAAAGTGCTTCCTGCATGTGGCAGGAATATTGCTGGAAGAGAAGccatattctcaaaacttgaaCCCCAGGTCACTGAGCAATGAAGAattctgcctccctctggcccgccATCTTGGAACCCCCTTAATAATCCACATTTCATTCGCTGTGTAATTTGTTCGCttatgggtctctctctctctctctctctctctctctctctctctctctctctctctctctctctcctctttgatCTGAGAGATGAGTCTCACTCACACTAATGTCTCTGACTCCCCTGGCACAAGGGCAGCTGCCTCATGGCATGTGATTCAAGCAAGAACTAGCCATTGGTCAACAGATAATTCTGATAGTGTGTGGATCTGTGCTGGTCCTACTTCTTGCTGCATGTGTAGCAGAAGGAGGGTAAAATGGCACAGATTTAAATATTCTGTGTTTTCTCTACTCAGAATATTTGGGGCCTACAGCACAGGCATAATCACTAGCACATCCTGGTACACAGAGGAAGGATGCCACACTATCTTCATTCACACTGAGTGGAAGAGGGGCTGGCAGGGGCATGACCACAGGGCCAGCTACAGCCAGAGACAGTTAATGTTGATTCCCTCAACAATTCACAAGAttcctttgtgaaaaaaaaaaagtgaagagcaTCAGAGATTTAGATGTCTTTCATCCACTTTTTCTTATAATTACTATGTGGACtagcatttctttttctcttttaaataacAACTTTGTTAAGATATCATTTACATTATAAAAATAGAGTCATATAATATGTAGTCTTTTGTGATGTAAATGGCTATCAGCTAGCATTTTGTTTTCAAGTGAAATGTATATCAGTACCTCAGATTTTATGACCAAATAATATTTAGTTGTATTTCTATATCACAATTTGGTTATCCAGCCATcactgatggacatttgggtgatTTCCACCTTTTGGCCATTGTGAATAGTGCTATTATGAATAGCATTGTGAAACTTGTTGTGAACTCTAGTTTCAATTTCTTCTGGTGTATACTCAGGAGTGAAATTTCTTGCTTATGCAATAATTCTGTGTTTCACTTAATAAATAACCACCAAAAATGTTTTCTATAATAGTTGTACCATTTTGCTTTCTCACCAAAAATGTATGAGAGTTCCAATTACTTCACATCTTTTCTAAGACTTTGTTTCCACCTCTAATTTTAGACATTATAGTGGATGTAAGATGGCATCtcgtgtggttttgatttgtatcttCCTATTGGTTACTAGTACTGAGCAATGTTAgttacttttttatttgttctgtttTGGTGTACATGACaggagagtatattttgacatatttatacaaaatagagttcatcttattctaattagaatcccagtcCTGaggatgtacatgatgtggagattcactgtggtgtattcatctgTGTACACAGGAATGTTAAGACAGATCcactattttaaagaaatatctaTCCATGGgcttggattgtggctcagtggtagagcacttgcctggcatgtgtgaggcactgggttcaattctcagcaccacatataagcaaataaataaaggtccatacataactaataaaaatatttttttaaaaaaaaaatatctatccATGTCTTTTGCCCATGTATACCCAAAgcatttgtcttttcattttgagGCTTAAGAATCTTTATATAGTCTTCACAGAAATCCTTGTTAGATTATGATTTACAACAGGCTTGTCCTATTCTATAGTTGTCTTTTCGCTTTCTTGATATTTTCCTTTGAAGCACAAagtttttagggtttttttttttgcaatttattCCTTTCATGGAAGCTACTGTATCCCTCAACCATTCAAATGAATGAACTAGATTTCAAAATCTTAAATGTATTAATCTCAAAGCTGTAAAGTTCATAAAAGAAAAGCAATTGACAGAAGATGCATGTAATATGATGCtatttataaaaatgttaaaaactcaaCATGTCATGGTAACTTACATTTGAATGATGTGTGATTTATGTGTTTTCCTTTTATTGTTTGTGCTTTAAGTAACAAATCTCAGACTCCATTGAGGTCATATGGACTTACACAGTTGTTGTAATTTCCTGTCAAGAATTGCATAGTTTTAACTCTTATACTTAGGTATTTcaaccattttgagttaagttctaCATACAGGGTCAGGTAAGGACTACACTTTATTGTTTGGCATGTAGCTATTCAGTTGTTCCAGTTTCATTTTTTGAAGAGTGTCTGCCCCATTCAGTGGCAATGGCACCTTTCTCAAAATCCCACAGGTCATAGACAGGTGGGTTTCTTTCTGAACTCCAAATCATATTCCATTTATCTACATGTTACCCATCTGCCAGGACCAATAATTCTGTGTTTCACTTAATAAAGAACCACCAAAACTCCTTTCTATAATAGTTCTACCATTTTGCTTTATCACCAAAAATGTATTTTTGCTTTGCGTTAAGTTTTTAAATCAAGAAATGTGAATCCTTCACTTTATTCTTGATTTTCAAGATCGTTATGGCTATTTGGGGGTCCCTTTAAattcaatttaaattttaaatcagtttgtcaatttctacaaaaaaaagtcAGCTAAGATTCTCTTACAAAGGTCATTCTAACCTGCAGATTGATTTCAAGAGTACTGCCATTTTGCTGATATTAAGTTTTCTGATCCATGAACCTGGCATGTTTTTTGTTAGTCATGTAGAtcctctttaatttatttcaaccATGTTTTTTAGTTATTATTGTACCTGTTTTTCTCActtttttggttttttaaaaaatattttatagtagatggacacaatatattttatttttatgtagtgctgaggatcagacccagtacttcacacatgctaggctagcactctaccaactgagctacagcgCCAAACCTGTATTGCACTTTTGTCagtttgattcctaagtatttgttCTTTTCAATGATATCATAAAttgaattattttcttcatttcttaatTTCCCTTTTATCACAGTCTATAGAAACACAGTTTGTTTTTGTATACTAATCTTCTATCCTTCAGTTCTCATTCTCTGACAAAATTGAGAATCACTGATATCAATCATTTCTTAACATTATGAAGGATTTATACAGTCTAGGGTAATCCTGATTGACTCCCAGGAGTCCTGTTACAGGAAAAACTACTTCTTTTACATTTCAGTAATAATTATTTCTGACTCTTATTTCCCACTTCTTCTCATCCTTCAAATTCTAGTTCAATATACAAACTCTTCCAAGGAGTCCACCCCATCTAATGCAAGACTCATTCACTCCTCCATTTTGTTATTGGTTACTGCAAACTGTTTTCATCATCTAAgttaatattttgtaatatttaaaTATAGTCCCATTTGTAGGACTATATTTAAACCAGTTTGACTCTGGTTTAAATTTAGTTttctaaatgtggtgctgagacttgaacccagtgcctcaaacaggctatgcaagcactctaccaccgaggcacaaccacagcccctggaGGCCTATTTTTTCTGTATCTTAACTACATCACCTTATTTATGCCTTTCATAAAATCCCAGTGGTGACTTGTAAGTGGACCTCACCCATGCAaagcattcagtaaatatttaagaAGTGACTTGAATTAGAATTAGATTTCATGGCTgtcatttttttgttctttttaattttaagattttataaatgatatttctctcgttctttctctgtgtgtgtgtgtgtgtgcgcgcatgcaCGCATGCACACACGTTTCTCAGTAtgcagaaaatatttgcaaattatttgaaatttaaaaatagtaattTGTTACATTTATGGATCAATGTGGAATCACTTCTATGAAAAATGTAAAGTTGTCACTGAGTCATAAAAAGCAAGGTCTTATATGGCTTATTTATAGGGATTGTTAATTTAATATGCAAATCCTCCCCCATCTGTTAGTTTTCCATTTGGGAAACGAGAGGAGAGATATGGTTATCATTTTCTTTGAGGATTCAGGGCAGCCATGTAGCTATGcttcatgtatgtacatataggGAACTTAGATCTGATAGAAAATAAGTCTCTAGTACACCTGGGATAGGGTAGGTACTTTCTGCAAGCTCCTAGACTTTTCCAGCAGGAATTTCTCAATCTCCATGACAATtgtcttcccttccctctcctgggATCAGAATAATACTCTGCTGGAAGTACCCCTGACAGTAAAGTAATGCCTTGGTCAGAATGAGGCAAAAGTGCTCCTCAAAACTCTGTAGGACTCAAATGTTCCCCATTTTCACTTCTCTTGGAAGTAAAGACAAAAAGGAGCCTTGGAGGGGGAAAGCATAAAATTTCCCAGAAGGTTTTGTCTGTCTTTAAACTGCATGGGTTCAATCAAGAGGCATGACTGGACTCTTTTAGAAGGGAAGGACTACTCATATACTTCAAATTATAAAACCTACTTAGGGTTTCATGCATAAAAGAACCTGAGCAAACATccatgaagttcattttatttagctTTACAGAGAGTTTGACTatggtttaaatttttaaaattcatccattttacttaaattgttttctttgtgGTACCAGGGAACTCAGGGACTCAccattgctaggcaagtgctcatccactgagcctcatccccaattctcttgataaaatttaaattaaaaaatacaagccAACATGATTTATCCCAGGCATGGTAGTGAATAGAtgctcatgaaatattttgttgaaTGGACAGATGTATATATGCTTTCACTATCCAATCTTGACAAAGCTTATAAAATAAATGGAAGGAATCCTAGACATACAAGGTTAAAAATAGTTTTCATTTGTTTATACAGCATTATTAtctgaaatttaccttttctaaTTCCTTCTGGTTTGGGTGCTTCATTTACTACTTTTAAGTATGCTAGATTAATGTTTTCAGATTCCTCTGAAATTCAGCAGGGAATCATTACTTCAGCCAGAAAACCCAATGTTCTAAAGATTGTGTCAAGAGAAAAGCCTGTAAAGTAGAATCTGAATCTCCCTAAAGATTTATGCTCTGTTCTTAAAGAAAGATGTATGTCAGAACAAAAGACATCTTGATTTGCTctatgaataaaaaaattgaattgaAAATAGATTGATGCTGCTCTTGAGTTGCTAGTGATGCTGGACCTTCTCTGTGCTTGGTAAGTGTCTCTACACAGTACTCTGTGCTGTGTGATGAAAAGCAGGTGACCACCTCATTGCCAAACATGAAGACTTAGCCTCTCTGGTTCTCTTGGGACTCTCTCCACCCCTCTCCATACCCTTACCTCTTTATTCCTTTTCTTATAAATTCATAAACACTGATTCAAGGAACTATAAAGGTCTATGAGTATAAATTTTGTATCATCTATCCTTTCTTTCAAAACATGCTTTACTTCCCATGATTCTGATATTAAGCAACAAATTCTAATTTTACACTCTATAAATACCCTCTGGTGGAGTAATTTACATAAGTCTTgtcaataaataataatagataaGGTCCTTACATATTTATCTTAATATTTTTACATTGTCTCTGACCATTATATGTCTTCTTTTAATGGGGTTTATAAAGATATTTCTCTAATAATCTGAATGACTATAGACACATACGCAATGCTGTTTGATTTCCTGTGACTAAGTTATAATAGTGAAGTTAGTCATAAACCACTTTATTCTTGGAGTATTCAGAGAACATCAGGTATCTGGACTCTTGAAAATTCTTAGAGATTTACTCAGAATAACATCTGCATTTGGGACAAACACAGGTATAGTCATTGGGAGATAAAATCTCTCCTCAACACTCTCCTCAGAGCCTTAGCTACATCCTTATTCCGGAGAGTATAAATCAGAGGATTCAGTGTGGGAGTAATGATGCTATAGAACACAGAACCAACTTTGTCTTGCAGTGGAGTGCGCTGGGACCTGGTTCTCATGTATGAGAAGATGCAGGCCCCAAACCAGAGAGAGACCACAGTGAGGTGGGAGCTACAAGTGGCAAAGGCATTTCTCTTACTCCCAGCTGAACGCATCTCAATGACACTGTGCAGGATGAAGCCATAGGATGTAGAAACCAGGATGatggggaggaggagaagcactATGGTGCTGATGTACGCTGTGGTCTCATAGACGGTGACGTCAACACATACCAACTTCACAACAGCTGGATATTCACAGTAGAAGTGGTGTATTTTCCGAGATCCACAGAAGGGAAAGTGCATCAAGATGACCGTGTGAATTAGGGAGTTCAGAGATGCCCCCAACCATGAGGTGAGGGCCATCATTAGTCCCACCTTCCTGCTCATGAGCACAGTGTAACGCAGAGGATGACAGATGGCAACATACCTGTCATAGGACATGAGAGCTAGCAGAAGACACTCAGCACCACCCAGAGACAAATAGAGAAAGTGCTGGGTGGCACAGCCCAGGAAGGAGATGGACTTGCTGCCAGACAGGTAGTTGGTAGCCATCTTGGGGATGGTTGTGCAGACGTGCATCAGGTCCATGAGGGAGAGCTGGCTGAGCaggaagtacatgggggtgtgaaGCCCATGATCCACACAGATGAGGAGGATGGTGAGGGTGTTGCCACTCAGTGCAACGAGGAAGACCATCATGGTCAGGCAGAAAAGGAAAAGGTGGGTTGGGGAGTCATCGAAGAGCCCTTCAAGGAAGAAGTCTGCCAGAGACGTCTGATTCCTTAGCCACATGGTCCCTTCTCAGCCCCTGGGGAAACAGGGAGTAGAGACAAATTTTGATGCCCAAAATATGGGATCCTTCATACACGACGATAAGCACTTTGATCCAAGAAAACATTTGTGGAGAGTTTTTTATTCCTATATGTAATTATCCAGCACCTGAAATTattgaaatatctttttttttccaaaacaaacAGTAGAAAGGGAAGATAGCATAAAGCAGGGCAGACAAGAGGCAGACTAAATCTGAAAGCATGAGCTGTAACCCCacaaaggaagacaaaaaaaaatgtcaggTGTGCTTGCCAATGGAATCAGTGGctgggattcttttttattgaCTGTTTTTAGTTATTCAAAATATTTCGGCTTGTTTTGACATAATtctaaagcatgaaatataatttgctttaattcagtccccagtacttcccctttctctctcctcctcccatcctctgttcccttccctctactctactgatctatctgttattgatttatatttctttattagTTACTTGTGGTTATACATCCAGATGAGATCCATATGGTATGTTCATATAGGCACATGGGAAATTTAGGTCAGACTTCTAATGAAGCTGAATGCACACCCCTAGCCCAGAATTCAAAGAGCCTAAAGGAGAATCCTGGAGAAGGTAGAGCAACTGCAGGCCCAGCCACTGCTCCGTGCCAGTGAGGTGTGAGCCAGCTGACCAGCAACAACATATTAGTACTACAGGATGACTGCTTCCCTTCTGCCCTCTAATCTCCCAGGAAGCTCCTCTAAGACCCACCTTAAACAGAAAAGATGAATTAGAGGGAATTTGGTGAGATGTAGTTCATCCTAGCCAACCTCACACATCACAAATTCACAGCAGTCCATCTTCTGTCAATTTGAAACACATACACATCTCCTTCAGTCAGGTTAATCTCCAAATACAATACTTACCTGCCTAAAAAATACAATACATCTAGCATGAAGGCAAATTTTATCCCTTTCTCCAGGCAAAAATCCACAGTTCTTTATTCCGCCTATGGGAGACAGTCATTCTTCTGAAACATGTGACCCTTTTGTCTCCTAGAACTTCAAAATTATCTGGTTAATATATATTCAGAATATTCATGTGGAAACAAGAAAGAAATCCTCATTACTCCTACCCACAGAATAGATCATCTTATCCAAAAAAGTATTTACCCATTCTTTAGCTATCAGCCATTTCCTCACTCAGTTCTGGAATCTGCCCAATAGAACGATGAACAAACCAGGCATGGCAGCAGGGGTAAAGATTATTCCTGGATTCAGCACAATGGACTTCCACTCACCAAGGCAAATCTGCCTGAAGCAACTGCTGAATACCCACTGCCAACAGCAAAGACCAACCTGAGTTGATAGCACCTTGATAGTATTGGACTACTTTTAACATAAAATGGACActtgtgggtttttgttttgttttgttttgtttttgttttttattttgtgattccATTTTCTGAGAGTGGAGATTGCCCTGCTGCTACTTTAGGATCCTCATTATAACTGAATCAGCAGGTGAAGAAGTTCACCCTATGGCATGGAGTGATTGATTCTGACTAGGAAGGGGAAACTGAGTTGTTACAACTACTCAATACGGAGGAGGAAGAGCAAGTGTGAAATCGGGACATTTTCTAAAGTTCCTCTTCAAACTCCCAGGTCCTGTAATGCAGAGCAATAGAAAACTAAAGCCCAAGTCAGATCATGCTGATAAGGGCTCACATCCTTCAGAAAGGAAGATTTGGGTCACCCTATCAGACCAGAAACAATGATTACCTATGAACCAAGGAAATATGGACTGGGAAGTGAGATAGGATAGTTATAAACACCAATAATGATCTCAGGAACACAAACCACCATAGTTTGTGCATTTCTTCCTAATTCTGATAAGAATATTATCCATTAATATTATATAAGTCAagtgtttatttcattttcatcctCTTCTCAAACATAAGAGGAATTAATAAAACCTAATATCATATTTCAGTATTTCAATAACTAGATATACAAGGAGGAGTATGAATCAGTAGGAATAGAATAAATTtcacacaaaatacaaaaaaaggattTTTTCCACTAAATGAGGAAAGggttgtatattttatatactcTTCTTGGAAAAAGAAGATGATAGAATAGTCATATTGGACCAGGTAAAGGGATATTTTATGTTGTCTTTATTTGACtattgattataatttttaaaaatgtgaatggaTGCTGTGTTGACACAAAACAAAGCA is a window encoding:
- the LOC143384944 gene encoding olfactory receptor 2AE1-like, coding for MWLRNQTSLADFFLEGLFDDSPTHLFLFCLTMMVFLVALSGNTLTILLICVDHGLHTPMYFLLSQLSLMDLMHVCTTIPKMATNYLSGSKSISFLGCATQHFLYLSLGGAECLLLALMSYDRYVAICHPLRYTVLMSRKVGLMMALTSWLGASLNSLIHTVILMHFPFCGSRKIHHFYCEYPAVVKLVCVDVTVYETTAYISTIVLLLLPIILVSTSYGFILHSVIEMRSAGSKRNAFATCSSHLTVVSLWFGACIFSYMRTRSQRTPLQDKVGSVFYSIITPTLNPLIYTLRNKDVAKALRRVLRRDFISQ